The genomic window CTCGTCATTTCTTCTTGGCAGTTTTCTTTGCTGCCTTCTTGGCCGGCTTCTTGGCCGCTTTCTTCTTGGTTGGCATTTAGTCCTCCTTAAGAACTGTTGGGGGTTGAAGTACTGTATAGAAGTTGGTTTTAGATTCGCCGCTATTTACAATCGCACACATCATTCTGTTTAATCAATCTCTAATTTTCCATTGTATCATCTTGAAGGCAAATTAAAATCATGTTTAAAACTCATAGCAACAAAAAACTTTTAAAATTTGAAAAAAATTTTCAAATCGCAGAAGTCGCCGTCATAGGGAAAATCGACCTGACCGCATGATGTACGACTCGCTCCAGATTGTTTTTTCATAGGAGAAATCGGCTTTTTCCGTCTCCCGCGGCAGACTTTCTGTCAGCGATGCGACCGCCGCGCCGTCGGAAATCATCATCCCGAAAACGGCGCCGTCGCGATTCCGAGAGCGCGCCATTTGGATTTTATCCCGATTTCCGCCAGAGTCAGAGCCGACTCGAGGTCGATATAGGTGGTGTTGATGACCAGGTCGTATGCGCCGGGGGAATCGATATCCTGGCGAAAGTGACTGCGCACGAACTCCTGCCGCTCGCGGTCGGTTTCGCGAATATCTCGCTCCGCCTGCTCGCGAGTCAGATTCTGATACTGAATAAGATTTTCCAGCCGTCGGGGAAGCGCTGCCACCACGCGGATGCTGAAAACCCGGTCGCGACCGAGAATGAAATTCGCCGCCCGGCCCACCACGACCACTCCCCCCAGTTCCGCGATGGAGACCATTACCTTATAGAGATGACGGAAATAATCGGAGGAATCGACATACAGCCCCTTGAACACCCCTTCAAACCAGAGCTCAATTCGCGAGCGGACTTTGTTGTCGAGCGATTCGATCATCTGACGGCGGTAACCGGTGGAATTACAGATATGGTCGATTACTTCGCGGTGCAAAAGCTGATACCCGAGTTTTTCGGCAAGACGTTCCGCCAGGTAGGCGCCGCGGCTTCCGCGCTGACGACTGACCGTGACAATGGGACGAATCGCCCCGGGCTTACCCCCCTTTTCTTCCT from Candidatus Zixiibacteriota bacterium includes these protein-coding regions:
- a CDS encoding cytidylate kinase-like family protein, which gives rise to MSSIEAIIDRQLRRWELEQRKKAEEEKGGKPGAIRPIVTVSRQRGSRGAYLAERLAEKLGYQLLHREVIDHICNSTGYRRQMIESLDNKVRSRIELWFEGVFKGLYVDSSDYFRHLYKVMVSIAELGGVVVVGRAANFILGRDRVFSIRVVAALPRRLENLIQYQNLTREQAERDIRETDRERQEFVRSHFRQDIDSPGAYDLVINTTYIDLESALTLAEIGIKSKWRALGIATAPFSG